CTGTCAAATTAGCCTTAAATCAATTAATCGCTTCCCTCACGAGTGCTTTTGCCCTTAGTTTAGGTTTTGTTCAACGCCAAGGTGCTGACGTTGAGATGTTCATGCAAATCTTACGACAAAGCGCTCTTTTTGCTCCCACCTTTGATAAGAAATTGCAGCGAATGTTAGATAGAAACTATGAAAATCCCAATTTCCCAACTAAACATTTGCTTAAGGATACTAACTTGTTTCTCAATGAAGCTAAGTTAAATGGCTTGAATGTCAGCAGTCTGGAAGGCATCCGCCAAATTTTAGAAATGTCACAGGATATGGGCTTAGCAGATGAGGATTATTCGGCGCTATTTTCTGCAATTAATCCGGAAGATGAATGAGTATTTTAACGCAAAGGTACGCGAAGGTGAGCGCAAAGGTACGCAAAGAATTATTGGCGTGGTCTTACGTTAATCGTTTTTTTGGAGAAACTTTAATAAACTGGGCAACTAATAATATTTCCTGAATGAAAAATTAATCAAGCGTTAATCAAAGCTTTGCCGAAGGTTGATGAACGCCAATTAAGCTGTTCTACGCATAAACGCGGAGAACACCATGTCTTTATCACGGCGGCAATTCTTCACCCTGGCAGGCGCAAGTGCTGCGGGTGCTGTATTAATGTCCCCTCTAGAAGCTCTCTATACCAGAGCAGCCAAAGGTCAATTTGTGAGTGGGGGAGGTTATGGCCCGCTGATTCCAGATCCCAACGGTTTATTAGATTTACCACGGGGATTTCAATATCGCGCTATCTCTCGGACTGGAGACATGATGAACGATGGCAATCCAGTGCCAGGTGGTCACGATGGGATGGGTGCTTTTCCCGGCCCTAATAACACAACTATCTTAGTTCGCAATCACGAATTAAGCCCGAATTCCACTACGCAAGTTGCCGGACTCAAATACGATAATCTCTGTAAAGGTGGCACAACAACCCTGATCGTAGGGGCGAATCGCCAACTGCAAAGTCATTTTGCTTCCCTAGCAGGAACCTACCGCAACTGTGCAGGGGGCACGACTCCTTGGGGTTCGTGGATTAGTTCTGAGGAAAACACCTCAACTCCCGCTACAAACGATCCAATTAATACAACGGGCAATGTCGAGCAACGTCACGGTTATAACTTTGAAGTTCCGGCAAATGCAAAAAGAACCGTGACTCCTGTGCCTTTGAAAGCAATGGGGCGTTTTAACCACGAAGCGGTTGCAATCGATCCAAAAACTGGAATTGTTTATGAAACTGAAGATAGAGGAAATGGTCTCTTCTATCGTTTCATTCCAAATCAACCAGGCAGGCTTGTGGAAGGCGGTGTTTTGGAAGCTCTGAAAATTAAAGGAATGCCCCAAGCAATTACTAAAACCAATTTCCCGGTGCGTCAACCGATGCAGGTTGAATGGGTTCGCATCGACAATCCCGACCCGGATACGGATACTGTCCGCGTCGAAGGCTTTAGTAAGGGGGCAGCCCAATTTACACGCGGGGAAGGAATCTGGTATGGCAATGGTGAATTTTACTTTTGCTGCACGGATGGTGGAGAAAAAGGATTGGGTCAAGTTTGGCGCTACGTTCCTGGTACAAATGCACAAGAAGGCGGCACTCTCGAACTATTTGTTGAACCCAACAATGTAAATGTATTAGATAGCCCTGATAACATTGTTGTGGCTCCTTTTGGCGATTTAATCATCTGTGAAGATGGCGACGACGAGCAATTTGTAGTCGGGGTGACTCAAAAGGGTGAACTCTACCAGTTTGCTCGGAATGCTATCAATGATAGGGAGTTCGCTGGTGCCTGTTTTTCACCCGATGGTAATACCATGTTTGTGAATATTCAAACTCCTGGCATTACCTTTGCTATTTGGGGACCTTGGGCAAAAGGATAATAATGGGTAATGGGTAATGGGTAATGGGTAATGGGTATTTCTTGTAAAGATATGAAATTTCGCATCTCTACAGTCACTCTTTCCGATTACCCATTATCTGCAAGGTAAACATTCGTGCGATAGGCTAAATACACATAGCCGCGCTCATTACAAGCGCTGGCATACAGTTCTTGCAAATCTGCCACAAGTTGCTGGTATGCCTCTCCTTCTTTGGGGATGTAAGATACACTATTTACCCTGCCAATTAGTCCCGCTAAATCTAGCTGCTGCTGGTACTCAAATGTATGGCACCGGACATCTGGAAAATGGGGACTCGTTAGCAGAGGATCGACTGAAACCATCCGCTTCTCTGCGGGATGATTATTTGATGCAATCTCAACTAAGCGGCTGTAATTTGCTGTGAATTCATCATTTTGATTACGATCGTTCCACACTACCGCTAGTCGTCCGCTGGGCTTGAGAATGCGACGAAATTCTAGCAATGTTGGTTCGGGATTAAACCAATGAAAAGATTGGAAGCAAGTCACTAAATCAACAGATGCGTTAGGTAAATTCGTTGCTTCTGCTGTTCCGTCACGAAACTCTACCAACGAATGGGGTGATGCAGCTTCTCTCATTGCGGCGTTTGGCTCGATAGCGATCGCATTCACTCCCCGTTGAGCTAACAAACGCGAGGAAATTCCCGTCCCTGCACCGATATCTGCGGCGACCAGTTGCGACGGATTTCCCAATCCCTTCAGAATAATATCAATAGCGGCGTCTGGATAGTTCGGTCGGTACTTGGCGTAATCCTTTGCTCGATTGGAAAATCGGCTTAGTGGATTCATTGCGTGTAACGGCGTGTCTTTTGAGTTACTATTACCCATTGCCGACGACTGCTCTTCTACTTGTGCCTTTGTTGATTTTTACTTAAGTGCTTATTAGTAGAATATAAACGAAGTTCTTTCTTTAAGGATAAGAAGAAACTTTTTATTTTAAAACCTATACTTTACTCAAGTTTTTATGATAATATGAATTCGACAAAGAAGAACTATCATTAAATATGTATTTGAACCATATTTTGATTACTTAGATAATAGCACCAAGCCTGATAATTTGTAGTAACCTCAATTTTATTCCTAAATTTCAGTTACGAGCGATCACCATCAACTCACGCAATCGCTCGTCCGTCTTTTGGGAAAAGTTAGCGATCGCAAGCAAATGCAATAAGCCGTTGATAGTAGCCCCAGGATGAGAGCCTGGGGCGTATATTTGCTTTGGTAGACTACTGAAGCTCTCAACGGGGTTTTTTTCGGGTTCTTCGCCGCAGTTTCTGTGCCAGCGACGAGGCTTCCCGTTCGGCTTTGTAGAGGTCGATGGAGCGAGCCGTCAGCACTAACGATCCATCAAGCTTTTGTCCCACATAGGGGAGACTGGTTGCTTTATACTCGCAAATGTCAGCCTTACCCCGAAGGGATTTCAAGTCTGTATTGACTTGAGCTGAGATTGCCTTGAGTTCCTGTATTGCTGCCTCTAGCTCCGCTGAAAGCCGATTAACTTGGGTTGCTTGCGCCTCTAGGTGTTTTAATTTTTCATTCAGATGTTCCTGTAACAGTTCCTGGTAGGTTTTCACCCGTAGTGACGGAATTAACCTTCCGGAATTGGTTGTCTTTCGAGGTCGCAAATCAGTATTCGCGATCGCTGGCGATGGAACGCGCTGGTGTTTCGCATCACCTTTTACGGGTTGGCGGTCTTCGCCACGTTTTGTCTGGACTACTTTGAGGCTGGCTTGCAGTTTTGTCATGTCGATGGCTGGATGGCTACCTAACGACTGGGATGCGGAACGCAATTAGTACAATTGTACTATATAGAGGGCGATCGCTACTTACTCTGGTTTTTTTTTCAGTGGTAGAGCAATATAAGTGGGAGCGCAGTCTACTAAAACCTAAGGAGTGCATACAATGGTGCGAACCGCCTCAACCATGTTGGCGCTGGGCACTACAGCCCCAGATTTCCAATTGCCGGATGTGGTATCTGGTCAAACCGTTTCCCTTGCCACCTTTGCCGATAAGCAGGCATTGCTGGTCATGTTCATCTGCAAGCATTGCCCCTTTGTAAAACACATCCAGGGAGAACTGGCGCAGCTTGGCAAAGATTACGTCGGAGAAGAAATTGGAATTGTGGCAATTAGCTCCAACGATGCCAGCAATTATCCCGATGATGCCCCCGACTCACTCAAAGCAATGGCGAATGAGCTGGGATTCACCTTTCCTTTGTGCTACGACGAAACTCAAGAAACTGCCAAAGCTTATACTGCTGCTTGTACGCCAGACTTTTTCCTCTTTGATGCCAACCAAAATTTGGTTTATCGCGGTCAATTAGATGACAGTCGCCCTGGTAACGATCGACCCGTCAACGGCAAGGATTTACGAGCCGCGATTGATGCAGTGTTAGCCGGTCAATCAATCCCGTCTGACCAGAAGCCTAGCATCGGCTGCAACATTAAGTGGAAGCCGGGGAATGAACCGACGTATTTTCCTCATTAATCGCAGCAACAGGGAGTTGTGGAAGGGTGCAGAATCAAGCTTGAAGGTTATTAAAGATAGAAATGAAATCTTGCCGCTTCCCCGGCTTCCCCGTTCCTCTGCTCCCTCTTTCCGGCTGCCTCTTCCTGCTTGCCTTCATGAGCGGATGTCAAAATCAGAAACCAACGAAAGCTCAGATGGAGGCGTGGAGAAATGAGGCGATGCAAAAAAACGCCGCAATGGTTGCCGCTCATAAGAACAATCGACAGCGGCAACAGTGGAATCTAGAAATTCAGGGGAAAACGACGGCGGGAAAATCCGTGCGGTTGACCATGCAAGAACTAGATGCGATCGCAACCACCCATATACGGACGCGATCGCCCCATAATACAAGCAACAACCCCGATCGGATTTTTGACTTCCGGGGTGTTGCTATCTCTAAACTGCTCGACAAGTTTGGCATCACTAATAGTAAAGAAGTGACGCTTGTCGCTTTCGATTCCTACCGTGCTACCGTCAGCATTGCAGACTTGCGTGCGTACCCGATTATCATTGCTTTAGAGCGCGATGGAATGCCCATTTCCCGCAGCGAAGGCGGCCCGCTTTCCCTGGTATTTCCTTACACCGAGTACCCGCAGCTTGAGCAAAAGTATCCCGACCGTTTTTGGGCATTTTACGTGACCAACCTGATTGTCGGTACAGAGCCAGTGCAACTGCGCGTTGACGAAATCCCGCTTGATGCCAAAACCATCAGCCAACTGCCACAAGTCACCATCGAAGAAGCTGTGGGCTACCCAATTGGGTGGCCGATTGGCAAAGTCAAGCTCACGGGCGTGCGCGTGCGGGACGTTCTGGCAGCTGCCGGTGTCACCCTGCCTGAAAATGCGACGGCGATCGTTCGGGGGAAAGCGCCCGTCTCTCGCAATGCCCTGAACCCAATTCGTTTGGCAGCCAACGAGGTGCGAGACTGCGATATTTTGTTTGCCACACACTGGGGGAACGAACGCAATCCGATTCCTGCCAAAATGGGTGGTCCGGTGACGCTTGCTTTCCCCAGCAATTGTCAAGCGAGATCCGAGAATCAACGCTGGCTTACTTTTGTGGAACAACTTGAGGTTAGCAAATAATGGCGAATGGCTAATGAGAGTTTGAAATTTTGAGTTTTGAGTTTTGAGCTACCAGAAAATTCTTTCATTCAAAACTTATAATTTAAAACTTTTTGGCAATTACAAGTAACCATTACCAATTAGCCCTTATGAAAGTTGCCCCGTTCCGCTCAATTCACACACGAATCATGACCGCCACAACACTCTTGATTGTGGCGATTGTTGGTTCTGTAGTGTGGCTGTGGGCGAAGAACGAGAGACAACTTTACCGCGAACAGAAGCGGCGTGAAGTCCAGCAGCTAGCGATCGCTTTATCCAATACTTGGACGAACGAACTTGAAGATCAAAATTGGGGTCAGATTCGGCTTGGTTTCAATCTGCTACTGAAGCGCAACCCTGATTTTGTTTATATTCTAATCTCCGATGTGCGCTTGTCAAATCAAATCGTCGCCGCCAGCGAAAGCGAGCTTCAGGAACAGTATGTTCCCGATATTGTGCCTGTAACGGTGACGGACTCGGCGCTGGCAGTATATGACGATACCCGCGTTGTTGAGACATTCCTCCTCCGCGACATTACCTTTAACCGCGAGGTGCGGGCACGTCAGGGTGAAACTGCCATCGAAGTTGCCGCCGGGATTCGCAACTCTTCGGGGCAAAAAATCGGGACGTTGCGGATTGGAATGTCACTGCGGCAGGTGAATCAAGCCGTCGCAAACGCTGTCGAAAAAGCGCTGTTTGTGGGTGTTTTTGCCCTCTCCTTGGGTCTTTTCGGTGCCTACCTGTTGGCAACAGAACTCAGTAGTCCGGTGCGGCGGTTGCAAGTGAGTGCTGCCAAAATTGCTGCTGGCGATTTACATCATCGGGCTGAAATTTACCGCAAAGATGAAATCGGCGCTTTAGCGATCGCTTTCAATGACATGTCGGCGGCGCTACAAGGTTTATTTAGCCGACTACAAAAAACTATCGAGTCCTTTCATCGATTCGTCCCGGAGAAATTTCTCCTTGTAATTGCACCCGACGGCATCGAGAACATCCAAGTCGGCTTTGCCTCGACGCGCACGATTACGATCCTGTTTGCTGATATTCGGGGCTACACGGCAATGTCAGAACAAATGACGCCTTTAGAAACCTTTTCATTTTTAAATGACTACCTCGCCTGTATGGGACAAGTGATTGACAAGTCCGGCGGCTTCATTGACAAGTATATCGGTGACGCGATTATGGCGCTCTTCGATGATGAAGCCACAGACAACGCTCTGCACGCAGCGTTAGCAATGCGACAGCGACTTAAACTATTGAATGAAGAGCGATCGCGCCAAGGTTTGCCAATCATCGATATCGGTATTGGCATTCATCGAGGCGAAGTCGTCATGGGTACCGTTGGATTTAGCTCCCGTATCGAGTCTACCGTCGTTGGGGATGCCGTAAACGTAGCCGCTCGTGTCGAAAGCCTCACCAAAAACTACGACAGCACCATCCTCGTCACCAAGCCAATCGTTGAGGCACTGCGCCACCCCGACACTTTCCCCCTGCGCCTAGTCGATAAGTTTGTTCGGGTAAAAGGCAAGGAAGAGCTAGTAGCGATTTACGAACTTGATGCAGTGTAGCTCTATCTCACTCTCTTCTCCCCTAAAATACCCTCTTCTTTCTCTCTGCGCTCTCTGCGTCCTTGGCGGTTCGCTTTCTTCCAAATTAAAGAGAACCACTCAATATCCCCAGGAACGACTAAAAATTCTTAATACCTGCCCTATATCGACAATTCTGAGAATTTTGACCTGATAAGGCAGCACTACTGATTAAAAATTTTTAAATTGTATCAAATACACCAGTTTTTTAAACAAAGCTGTGGATAATCTACTCATATAAATCCTGCTTAATTACCTAGTATCTAGGAAAACTTTACCTGTCTCAAGCACCCTTTTGGAACAGGTGGAGAGACGCTGGGGACAAAATTCCAAATAATCAGCATTTCAACGGATTTATTTTCAGATTAATCCCTTTATAAGTCTTACCTACTAAAGTTTACAGCGATTCCTAAAAATATTGATCAAGAAAACGACTGCCTGGAAAATATAAGTTATAAGCAAGTCCCAGTTAATAAGTTAATCGTCAGCGCTTTCCTAAAACCCGGTTTGGCAAGTAACCATAAAGATAGACCTTTAAACTTAAAAATATTTCAAAAGAAAGGTTTCATTAGCTATAAGCAACTTCTGTAACAAAATCTACCGTTTCAATTTTAAAAAGCGCCTAACTTAGCAGAAAAAGCAGTATTTAACAGCCAGAGCAATAGCTGTGCAGTTACACGTGCAATTGCGCCAGATACAGGTACGCAAGGAGGAAAAGCCGTGACTAACGTAACCACCCCTACAGAAGCAATCAAGGCAACCAAGCCTACAGACAAACTAAACAAGATTGAAAAAGCCAAAGCTGCAAAACATCCCCTCTTGCTGAAGCAAGAACTGGAGCATTTTGCCCAAATTGGCTGGGAGGCGATGGACGAGTTTGAACGGAACCAAGGGCTGAAGTGGTTGGGTTTTTTCCATCGCACGGTGACACCCGGCAAGTTTATGATGCGAATGCGGATTCCCAACGGCATTTTGACCAGCACTCAGATGCGAGTATTGGCTGAAATCGTGCAACGCTACTGCACGGGTTCGGGATTTCAAAGCCAGGGAAACGCCGACATTACCACCCGGCAAAATTTCCAATTGCGGGGAATTCGGATTGAGGATATTCCAGAGATATTCAACCGTTTGTTAAAAGTCGGCCTGACTTGCATTCAATCGGGAATGGACAACGTTCGCAATATCACGGGTTCGCCAGTTGCAGGTATTGATGCGGCTGAATTGATTGATACACGGGGGATTGTCCGCAACCTTCAGGACATGATTACCAATAACGGTGAAGGCAATCTCGAACTCAGCAACTTACCTCGAAAATTTAACATTGCCGTTGCTGGAGGTCGAGACAACTCTGTTCATGCCGAAATCAACGACCTGGCTTTTATCCCAGCTTACAAAAATCACACCATTGGTTTTAATGTCATCGTCGGCGGCTACTTTGCGCCGAATCAGTATGTCGAAGCCATTCCCCTTGATGTTTGGATTCCTCCTGAAGAAGCTGTGCCTTTGAGTAAGGCAATGCTGGAGGTTTTCCGGGATAACGGCCCCCGTGAGAATCGCCTAAAATCCCGGATTATGTACCTGATTGAGGGTTGGGGCGTTGAAAAGTTTCGGGCGGAAGTCGAAAAACAACTGGGGCATTCGCTGGAATCGGCAGCCCAAAAAGATGAAATTGACTGGGACAAGCGCGACCATATTGGCGTTTATCCCCAAAAGCAACCGGGACTCAACTACGTCGGTTTGCACGTCCCTGTGGGTCGCTTGTATGCCCATGAAATGTTTGAACTTGCCCGAATGGCGGAAGTTTATGGCAGCGGGGAGATTCGG
The sequence above is drawn from the Coleofasciculus sp. FACHB-1120 genome and encodes:
- a CDS encoding alkaline phosphatase PhoX — its product is MSLSRRQFFTLAGASAAGAVLMSPLEALYTRAAKGQFVSGGGYGPLIPDPNGLLDLPRGFQYRAISRTGDMMNDGNPVPGGHDGMGAFPGPNNTTILVRNHELSPNSTTQVAGLKYDNLCKGGTTTLIVGANRQLQSHFASLAGTYRNCAGGTTPWGSWISSEENTSTPATNDPINTTGNVEQRHGYNFEVPANAKRTVTPVPLKAMGRFNHEAVAIDPKTGIVYETEDRGNGLFYRFIPNQPGRLVEGGVLEALKIKGMPQAITKTNFPVRQPMQVEWVRIDNPDPDTDTVRVEGFSKGAAQFTRGEGIWYGNGEFYFCCTDGGEKGLGQVWRYVPGTNAQEGGTLELFVEPNNVNVLDSPDNIVVAPFGDLIICEDGDDEQFVVGVTQKGELYQFARNAINDREFAGACFSPDGNTMFVNIQTPGITFAIWGPWAKG
- a CDS encoding class I SAM-dependent methyltransferase, whose translation is MNPLSRFSNRAKDYAKYRPNYPDAAIDIILKGLGNPSQLVAADIGAGTGISSRLLAQRGVNAIAIEPNAAMREAASPHSLVEFRDGTAEATNLPNASVDLVTCFQSFHWFNPEPTLLEFRRILKPSGRLAVVWNDRNQNDEFTANYSRLVEIASNNHPAEKRMVSVDPLLTSPHFPDVRCHTFEYQQQLDLAGLIGRVNSVSYIPKEGEAYQQLVADLQELYASACNERGYVYLAYRTNVYLADNG
- a CDS encoding thioredoxin family protein, with the translated sequence MVRTASTMLALGTTAPDFQLPDVVSGQTVSLATFADKQALLVMFICKHCPFVKHIQGELAQLGKDYVGEEIGIVAISSNDASNYPDDAPDSLKAMANELGFTFPLCYDETQETAKAYTAACTPDFFLFDANQNLVYRGQLDDSRPGNDRPVNGKDLRAAIDAVLAGQSIPSDQKPSIGCNIKWKPGNEPTYFPH
- a CDS encoding molybdopterin-dependent oxidoreductase encodes the protein MSGCQNQKPTKAQMEAWRNEAMQKNAAMVAAHKNNRQRQQWNLEIQGKTTAGKSVRLTMQELDAIATTHIRTRSPHNTSNNPDRIFDFRGVAISKLLDKFGITNSKEVTLVAFDSYRATVSIADLRAYPIIIALERDGMPISRSEGGPLSLVFPYTEYPQLEQKYPDRFWAFYVTNLIVGTEPVQLRVDEIPLDAKTISQLPQVTIEEAVGYPIGWPIGKVKLTGVRVRDVLAAAGVTLPENATAIVRGKAPVSRNALNPIRLAANEVRDCDILFATHWGNERNPIPAKMGGPVTLAFPSNCQARSENQRWLTFVEQLEVSK
- a CDS encoding adenylate/guanylate cyclase domain-containing protein produces the protein MKVAPFRSIHTRIMTATTLLIVAIVGSVVWLWAKNERQLYREQKRREVQQLAIALSNTWTNELEDQNWGQIRLGFNLLLKRNPDFVYILISDVRLSNQIVAASESELQEQYVPDIVPVTVTDSALAVYDDTRVVETFLLRDITFNREVRARQGETAIEVAAGIRNSSGQKIGTLRIGMSLRQVNQAVANAVEKALFVGVFALSLGLFGAYLLATELSSPVRRLQVSAAKIAAGDLHHRAEIYRKDEIGALAIAFNDMSAALQGLFSRLQKTIESFHRFVPEKFLLVIAPDGIENIQVGFASTRTITILFADIRGYTAMSEQMTPLETFSFLNDYLACMGQVIDKSGGFIDKYIGDAIMALFDDEATDNALHAALAMRQRLKLLNEERSRQGLPIIDIGIGIHRGEVVMGTVGFSSRIESTVVGDAVNVAARVESLTKNYDSTILVTKPIVEALRHPDTFPLRLVDKFVRVKGKEELVAIYELDAV
- a CDS encoding ferredoxin--nitrite reductase translates to MTNVTTPTEAIKATKPTDKLNKIEKAKAAKHPLLLKQELEHFAQIGWEAMDEFERNQGLKWLGFFHRTVTPGKFMMRMRIPNGILTSTQMRVLAEIVQRYCTGSGFQSQGNADITTRQNFQLRGIRIEDIPEIFNRLLKVGLTCIQSGMDNVRNITGSPVAGIDAAELIDTRGIVRNLQDMITNNGEGNLELSNLPRKFNIAVAGGRDNSVHAEINDLAFIPAYKNHTIGFNVIVGGYFAPNQYVEAIPLDVWIPPEEAVPLSKAMLEVFRDNGPRENRLKSRIMYLIEGWGVEKFRAEVEKQLGHSLESAAQKDEIDWDKRDHIGVYPQKQPGLNYVGLHVPVGRLYAHEMFELARMAEVYGSGEIRLTVEQNLIIPNIPDTRLSPFLEEPLLQERLSIDPEILNRGLVSCTGSEFCGFALIETKNRALALIQELKEELIQPHPVRIHWTGCPNSCGQPQVADIGFIGTKTRKDGQTVEAVDIWMGGKVGKDAHLGKEIMKKVPCEDLKSVVRDLLIEHFGAIPKQPQEKLDAEKVAVSP